Proteins encoded together in one Procambarus clarkii isolate CNS0578487 chromosome 67, FALCON_Pclarkii_2.0, whole genome shotgun sequence window:
- the LOC123767564 gene encoding uncharacterized protein → MMQWTSVVVLVTLVSVTSALKCYHCNDCGNSRGTVIDCGEDADVCMKIDFAGRIAKICGQNQVCKLKEIEHGAVNAWNSVKNWFSNTGINVPDDTQAKVIECCDDDYCNSAVTKLMNPLLILLPLLMYFLQY, encoded by the exons ATGATGCAGTGgacaagtgttgtggtgttggtaacaCTGGTGTCGGTGACCTCTGCCCTAAAATGTTACCACTGCAACGACTGTGGTAACTCTAGAGGAACAGTTATtgattgtggtgaagatgccgaTGTTTGCATG AAAATTGATTTTGCTGGCCGTATAGCGAAGATTTGTGGACAAAATCAAGTTTGCAAACTGAAAGAAATTGAACATGGTGCTGTCAATGCTTGGAATTCTGTGAAGAATTGGTTTAGCAATACAG GTATTAACGTTCCGGATGATACACAAGCGAAGGTGATAGAATGTTGTGATGACGATTACTGCAACTCTGCTGTCACCAAACTCATGAACCCACTCCTCATCCTCCTGCCTCTCCTGATGTACTTCTTGCAGTACTAA